One region of Juglans regia cultivar Chandler chromosome 4, Walnut 2.0, whole genome shotgun sequence genomic DNA includes:
- the LOC108985119 gene encoding APO protein 1, chloroplastic-like isoform X1, with translation MLSKPLALSSALWDPSQKGEHTSVFPSMMVFKRPQVSALRSYTRGFKSGHERLHKGRPIMLGTLLYANQGPKKDVTTRKQEAYPQNVDLPPILPKKKKKPFPIPIKKLKQAAREDKKRAEMNIEKPLDPPKNGLLVPDLVPIAYEVLDAWKVLIKGVAQLLHIIPVYACSECSEVYVAQTGHHIQNCHGRASSSRRSFHSWVKGSITDVIVPIESYHLYDPFGRRIKHDTRFEYDRIPAVVELCIQAGVEIPEYPSRRRIRPVRMIGKKVIERGGFVREPKPWCSTNSSSLVDLDTYGAYGRFPPPPSSDVARIAHETMDAYEIVRWGVEKLMRKYTVKACGYCSEVHVGPWGHNVKLCGEFKHQWRDGKHGWQDATVDEVFPANYVWHVQDPKGPPLRGALRRFYGKAPAVVEVCMQAGAQIPVKYKPMMRLDIVVPESEEARLVA, from the exons ATGCTGTCCAAGCCGCTAGCTCTATCTTCTGCGTTATGGGATCCGTCTCAGAAGGGTGAACATACTA GTGTTTTCCCGAGCATGATGGTATTCAAGAGGCCTCAAGTCTCAGCTCTGAGGTCATATACTAGAGGGTTTAAG TCTGGGCATGAGCGCCTTCATAAAGGTCGTCCCATAATGTTGGGAACCCTCCTTTATGCCAATCAGGGACCCAAAAAAGATGTAACTACCAGGAAACAAGAAGCATATCCTCAAAATGTGGATCTTCCACCAATACTAcctaagaaaaagaagaaacccTTTCCCATTCCCATTAAGAAGCTCAAGCAGGCTGCAAGAGAAGACAAAAAACGTGCTGAAATGAATATAGAGAAACCCCTCGATCCTCCGAAAAATGGTTTACTTGTTCCCGACCTGGTCCCTATTGCTTATGAAGTATTAGATGCCTGGAAAGTTTTGATTAAAGGCGTGGCACAGCTCTTGCACATTATTCCTGTGTATGCTTGCag CGAGTGTTCTGAAGTTTATGTGGCCCAGACTGGTCACCACATTCAAAACTGCCACGGTCGCGCCAGTTCATCTCGTCGAAGCTTCCACTCGTGGGTCAAAGGCTCCATTACTGATGTGATTGTCCCCATCGAGTCATATCATCTCTATGACCCTTTTGGTCGGCGCATTAAGCATGATACTCGATTTGAATATGACAGGATTCCAGCTGTTGTAGAGCTATGCATCCAAGCAGGTGTTGAAATACCAGAGTACCCTTCACGCCGAAGAATCAGACCCGTTCGAATGATTGGGAAGAAAGTGATTGAACGAGGTGGGTTTGTTCGGGAGCCTAAGCCATGGTGTTCTACAAATTCATCTTCTCTTGTTGATCTCGATACATATGGGGCATATGGACGGTTTCCACCTCCACCATCATCAGATGTAGCAAGGATTGCACACGAGACAATGGATGCATATGAAATTGTCAGATGGGGTGTGGAGAAGTTGATGAGGAAATACACTGTGAAGGCATGTGGGTATTGTTCAGAGGTTCATGTGGGTCCTTGGGGTCACAATGTTAAGCTGTGTGGGGAGTTCAAGCACCAATGGAGAGATGGAAAGCATGGTTGGCAGGATGCGACAGTAGATGAAGTTTTCCCTGCAAATTATGTGTGGCATGTTCAAGACCCAAAGGGGCCTCCTTTGAGGGGTGCACTCAGGAGGTTTTATGGCAAGGCTCCTGCTGTGGTCGAGGTGTGCATGCAGGCAGGTGCACAAATCCCTGTAAAATACAAGCCCATGATGAGGCTTGACATTGTAGTCCCTGAGAGTGAGGAGGCACGCTTAGTTGCCTAA
- the LOC108985119 gene encoding APO protein 1, chloroplastic-like isoform X2: MLSKPLALSSALWDPSQKGVFPSMMVFKRPQVSALRSYTRGFKSGHERLHKGRPIMLGTLLYANQGPKKDVTTRKQEAYPQNVDLPPILPKKKKKPFPIPIKKLKQAAREDKKRAEMNIEKPLDPPKNGLLVPDLVPIAYEVLDAWKVLIKGVAQLLHIIPVYACSECSEVYVAQTGHHIQNCHGRASSSRRSFHSWVKGSITDVIVPIESYHLYDPFGRRIKHDTRFEYDRIPAVVELCIQAGVEIPEYPSRRRIRPVRMIGKKVIERGGFVREPKPWCSTNSSSLVDLDTYGAYGRFPPPPSSDVARIAHETMDAYEIVRWGVEKLMRKYTVKACGYCSEVHVGPWGHNVKLCGEFKHQWRDGKHGWQDATVDEVFPANYVWHVQDPKGPPLRGALRRFYGKAPAVVEVCMQAGAQIPVKYKPMMRLDIVVPESEEARLVA; encoded by the exons ATGCTGTCCAAGCCGCTAGCTCTATCTTCTGCGTTATGGGATCCGTCTCAGAAGG GTGTTTTCCCGAGCATGATGGTATTCAAGAGGCCTCAAGTCTCAGCTCTGAGGTCATATACTAGAGGGTTTAAG TCTGGGCATGAGCGCCTTCATAAAGGTCGTCCCATAATGTTGGGAACCCTCCTTTATGCCAATCAGGGACCCAAAAAAGATGTAACTACCAGGAAACAAGAAGCATATCCTCAAAATGTGGATCTTCCACCAATACTAcctaagaaaaagaagaaacccTTTCCCATTCCCATTAAGAAGCTCAAGCAGGCTGCAAGAGAAGACAAAAAACGTGCTGAAATGAATATAGAGAAACCCCTCGATCCTCCGAAAAATGGTTTACTTGTTCCCGACCTGGTCCCTATTGCTTATGAAGTATTAGATGCCTGGAAAGTTTTGATTAAAGGCGTGGCACAGCTCTTGCACATTATTCCTGTGTATGCTTGCag CGAGTGTTCTGAAGTTTATGTGGCCCAGACTGGTCACCACATTCAAAACTGCCACGGTCGCGCCAGTTCATCTCGTCGAAGCTTCCACTCGTGGGTCAAAGGCTCCATTACTGATGTGATTGTCCCCATCGAGTCATATCATCTCTATGACCCTTTTGGTCGGCGCATTAAGCATGATACTCGATTTGAATATGACAGGATTCCAGCTGTTGTAGAGCTATGCATCCAAGCAGGTGTTGAAATACCAGAGTACCCTTCACGCCGAAGAATCAGACCCGTTCGAATGATTGGGAAGAAAGTGATTGAACGAGGTGGGTTTGTTCGGGAGCCTAAGCCATGGTGTTCTACAAATTCATCTTCTCTTGTTGATCTCGATACATATGGGGCATATGGACGGTTTCCACCTCCACCATCATCAGATGTAGCAAGGATTGCACACGAGACAATGGATGCATATGAAATTGTCAGATGGGGTGTGGAGAAGTTGATGAGGAAATACACTGTGAAGGCATGTGGGTATTGTTCAGAGGTTCATGTGGGTCCTTGGGGTCACAATGTTAAGCTGTGTGGGGAGTTCAAGCACCAATGGAGAGATGGAAAGCATGGTTGGCAGGATGCGACAGTAGATGAAGTTTTCCCTGCAAATTATGTGTGGCATGTTCAAGACCCAAAGGGGCCTCCTTTGAGGGGTGCACTCAGGAGGTTTTATGGCAAGGCTCCTGCTGTGGTCGAGGTGTGCATGCAGGCAGGTGCACAAATCCCTGTAAAATACAAGCCCATGATGAGGCTTGACATTGTAGTCCCTGAGAGTGAGGAGGCACGCTTAGTTGCCTAA
- the LOC108985118 gene encoding probable galacturonosyltransferase 4 isoform X1 produces MRVRNLVVVLLFVTVIAPVVLYTDRLATFKTSSSTDEFAEDVTTIQALNGHNQRLNVLPQESSTTLKEPIGIVYSENSTKSLQNSGSSAQQHSTNIALSTQDLHLESGDHKSTRVLSATSVEENQHHDQSRKNPIREVTDATNEEKEIGEDTIDADDKADQLSDNASRNMETKREQQSTETPSKINKKVRIKIDAGKQKDQTAMPDARVRQLKDQLIRAKVYLSLPATRNNPHFTRELRGRIKEIQRALGDASKDSELARNAYEKLKAMEQTLAKGKQINDDCAAIAKKLRAMIHSSEEQLRVHKKQTLFLTQLTAKTLPKGLHCLPLRLTTEYYTLSSSRQHFPNQEKLEDTHLYHYALFSDNVLAAAVVVNSTVTHAKDPSKHVFHIVTDRLNYAAMRMWFLVNPPGEATVQVQNIEEFTWLNSSYSPVLKQLGSPSMIDYYFRAHRANSDVNLKYRNPKYLSILNHIRFYLPEIFPKLNKVLFLDDDVVVQKDLTALWSLDLKGNVNGAVETCGESFHRFDRYLNFSNPLISKNFDPHACGWAYGMNVFDLEEWKRQNITGVYHSWQKLNHDRQLWKLGTLPPGLITFWKRTYPLNRHWHVLGLGYNPSVSQKEIERAAVIHYNGNLKPWLEISIPKYRNYWTRYIDYDHIYLRECNINP; encoded by the exons atgagGGTGAGGAATTTGGTGGTGGTGCTGCTCTTCGTGACGGTAATTGCTCCGGTTGTGTTATACACCGACCGCCTGGCTACTTTCAAGACGTCTTCCT CTACAGATGAATTTGCTGAAGATGTTACAACCATT CAGGCTCTCAATGGCCATAACCAGCGTCTAAATGTGCTACCCCAG GAATCGTCTACAACCCTTAAAGAGCCGATTGGAATAGTCTATTCAGAGAACTCAACCAAATCTCTTCAAAATTCTGGTTCTTCTGCCCAACAACACTCCACAAACATTGCACTTTCAACTCAAG ATTTGCATCTGGAATCGGGGGACCATAAATCTACTAGAGTATTATCTGCTACATCCGTTGAGGAAAATCAACATCATGATCAGTCTCGAAAGAACCCCATCAGGGAGGTCACTGATGCAACCaatgaagaaaaggaaattggAGAAGATACAATTGATGCTGATGACAAGGCTGACCAATTATCAGATAATGCTTCTCGAAACATG GAAACAAAGCGGGAGCAACAATCTACTGAAACCCCAAGCAAGATTAATAAGAAAGTACGCATAAAAATTGATGCTggaaaacaaaaagatcaaACAGCCATGCCAGATGCTCGGGTGCGGCAACTTAAAGATCAGCTCATTAGGGCCAAGGTTTATCTTTCCCTCCCAGCCACAAGAAATAATCCTCACTTTACAAGGGAGCTCAGAGGGCGGATAAAGGAAATTCAGCGAGCACTCGGGGATGCAAGCAAGGATTCAGAACTGGCAAGGAA TGCTTATGAAAAGTTAAAGGCAATGGAGCAAACATTGGCAAAAGGAAAGCAAATTAATGATGATTGTGCTGCTATAGCAAAGAAGCTGAGGGCTATGATCCACTCATCAGAGGAGCAGCTCCGGGTGCACAAAAAGCAGACTCTGTTCTTGACACAGTTAACAGCAAAAACGCTCCCTAAAGGTCTGCATTGCCTCCCATTGCGCCTTACAACTGAGTATTATACCTTAAGTTCTTCTCGACAGCACTTTCCAAATCAAGAGAAATTAGAAGACACCCACTTGTACCACTATGCATTGTTCTCCGATAATGTATTGGCAGCAGCGGTTGTTGTAAACTCAACTGTTACTCATGCTAAG GACCCTTCAAAGCATGTTTTCCACATTGTCACTGACAGGCTCAATTATGCAGCAATGAGGATGTGGTTCCTGGTTAATCCACCTGGCGAAGCCACTGTCCAGGTTCAGAACATTGAAGAATTCACATGGTTAAATTCAAGCTATAGTCCGGTTCTCAAGCAGCTGGGTTCTCCCTCCATGATAGATTATTACTTCAGAGCTCATCGGGCCAATTCCGACGTGAATTTGAAGTACCGGAACCCAAAATACTTGTCTATTCTCAATCATATACGGTTTTACCTTCCAGAGATCTTCCCAAAGCTCAACAAAGTACTATTCTTGGATGACGATGTAGTTGTGCAGAAGGATCTCACTGCCCTCTGGTCCCTTGATTTGAAGGGGAATGTTAATGGTGCTGTAGAGACGTGTGGGGAGAGCTTCCATCGTTTTGATCGGTATCTAAACTTCTCAAATCCTCTTATCTCCAAGAATTTTGACCCGCATGCTTGTGGATGGGCATACGGAATGAATGTATTCGATTTGGAGGAATGGAAGAGGCAAAACATCACAGGGGTGTACCATTCTTGGCAGAAGCTG AATCATGACAGACAGTTGTGGAAGTTGGGAACACTGCCGCCTGGTCTCATAACATTTTGGAAGCGCACATATCCGCTTAATCGCCACTGGCATGTGCTTGGCCTAGGTTACAATCCTAGTGTCAGCCAGAAGGAAATTGAGAGGGCAGCTGTCATACACTATAATGGCAACTTGAAACCATGGCTTGAGATAAGTATACCCAAGTATCGGAACTACTGGACAAGATATATTGATTATGACCATATATATTTGCGGGAGTGCAACATTAATCCATAA
- the LOC108985118 gene encoding probable galacturonosyltransferase 4 isoform X2 — MRVRNLVVVLLFVTVIAPVVLYTDRLATFKTSSSTDEFAEDVTTIALNGHNQRLNVLPQESSTTLKEPIGIVYSENSTKSLQNSGSSAQQHSTNIALSTQDLHLESGDHKSTRVLSATSVEENQHHDQSRKNPIREVTDATNEEKEIGEDTIDADDKADQLSDNASRNMETKREQQSTETPSKINKKVRIKIDAGKQKDQTAMPDARVRQLKDQLIRAKVYLSLPATRNNPHFTRELRGRIKEIQRALGDASKDSELARNAYEKLKAMEQTLAKGKQINDDCAAIAKKLRAMIHSSEEQLRVHKKQTLFLTQLTAKTLPKGLHCLPLRLTTEYYTLSSSRQHFPNQEKLEDTHLYHYALFSDNVLAAAVVVNSTVTHAKDPSKHVFHIVTDRLNYAAMRMWFLVNPPGEATVQVQNIEEFTWLNSSYSPVLKQLGSPSMIDYYFRAHRANSDVNLKYRNPKYLSILNHIRFYLPEIFPKLNKVLFLDDDVVVQKDLTALWSLDLKGNVNGAVETCGESFHRFDRYLNFSNPLISKNFDPHACGWAYGMNVFDLEEWKRQNITGVYHSWQKLNHDRQLWKLGTLPPGLITFWKRTYPLNRHWHVLGLGYNPSVSQKEIERAAVIHYNGNLKPWLEISIPKYRNYWTRYIDYDHIYLRECNINP, encoded by the exons atgagGGTGAGGAATTTGGTGGTGGTGCTGCTCTTCGTGACGGTAATTGCTCCGGTTGTGTTATACACCGACCGCCTGGCTACTTTCAAGACGTCTTCCT CTACAGATGAATTTGCTGAAGATGTTACAACCATT GCTCTCAATGGCCATAACCAGCGTCTAAATGTGCTACCCCAG GAATCGTCTACAACCCTTAAAGAGCCGATTGGAATAGTCTATTCAGAGAACTCAACCAAATCTCTTCAAAATTCTGGTTCTTCTGCCCAACAACACTCCACAAACATTGCACTTTCAACTCAAG ATTTGCATCTGGAATCGGGGGACCATAAATCTACTAGAGTATTATCTGCTACATCCGTTGAGGAAAATCAACATCATGATCAGTCTCGAAAGAACCCCATCAGGGAGGTCACTGATGCAACCaatgaagaaaaggaaattggAGAAGATACAATTGATGCTGATGACAAGGCTGACCAATTATCAGATAATGCTTCTCGAAACATG GAAACAAAGCGGGAGCAACAATCTACTGAAACCCCAAGCAAGATTAATAAGAAAGTACGCATAAAAATTGATGCTggaaaacaaaaagatcaaACAGCCATGCCAGATGCTCGGGTGCGGCAACTTAAAGATCAGCTCATTAGGGCCAAGGTTTATCTTTCCCTCCCAGCCACAAGAAATAATCCTCACTTTACAAGGGAGCTCAGAGGGCGGATAAAGGAAATTCAGCGAGCACTCGGGGATGCAAGCAAGGATTCAGAACTGGCAAGGAA TGCTTATGAAAAGTTAAAGGCAATGGAGCAAACATTGGCAAAAGGAAAGCAAATTAATGATGATTGTGCTGCTATAGCAAAGAAGCTGAGGGCTATGATCCACTCATCAGAGGAGCAGCTCCGGGTGCACAAAAAGCAGACTCTGTTCTTGACACAGTTAACAGCAAAAACGCTCCCTAAAGGTCTGCATTGCCTCCCATTGCGCCTTACAACTGAGTATTATACCTTAAGTTCTTCTCGACAGCACTTTCCAAATCAAGAGAAATTAGAAGACACCCACTTGTACCACTATGCATTGTTCTCCGATAATGTATTGGCAGCAGCGGTTGTTGTAAACTCAACTGTTACTCATGCTAAG GACCCTTCAAAGCATGTTTTCCACATTGTCACTGACAGGCTCAATTATGCAGCAATGAGGATGTGGTTCCTGGTTAATCCACCTGGCGAAGCCACTGTCCAGGTTCAGAACATTGAAGAATTCACATGGTTAAATTCAAGCTATAGTCCGGTTCTCAAGCAGCTGGGTTCTCCCTCCATGATAGATTATTACTTCAGAGCTCATCGGGCCAATTCCGACGTGAATTTGAAGTACCGGAACCCAAAATACTTGTCTATTCTCAATCATATACGGTTTTACCTTCCAGAGATCTTCCCAAAGCTCAACAAAGTACTATTCTTGGATGACGATGTAGTTGTGCAGAAGGATCTCACTGCCCTCTGGTCCCTTGATTTGAAGGGGAATGTTAATGGTGCTGTAGAGACGTGTGGGGAGAGCTTCCATCGTTTTGATCGGTATCTAAACTTCTCAAATCCTCTTATCTCCAAGAATTTTGACCCGCATGCTTGTGGATGGGCATACGGAATGAATGTATTCGATTTGGAGGAATGGAAGAGGCAAAACATCACAGGGGTGTACCATTCTTGGCAGAAGCTG AATCATGACAGACAGTTGTGGAAGTTGGGAACACTGCCGCCTGGTCTCATAACATTTTGGAAGCGCACATATCCGCTTAATCGCCACTGGCATGTGCTTGGCCTAGGTTACAATCCTAGTGTCAGCCAGAAGGAAATTGAGAGGGCAGCTGTCATACACTATAATGGCAACTTGAAACCATGGCTTGAGATAAGTATACCCAAGTATCGGAACTACTGGACAAGATATATTGATTATGACCATATATATTTGCGGGAGTGCAACATTAATCCATAA
- the LOC118348239 gene encoding uncharacterized protein LOC118348239, translated as MELEKIYNKRAREDDHHYEEDHQDCPCKNSAKKQDLKGIDFKENRNDSSNVKTLDSSLALEVGVFDFPWLKDGVISKSEDCRFEDAFFSSLIYDMNSTNSTDIEFSGKSLCQTSEELLYLPENKSNDNLFRPVPEGDGSEMEGVDCIWSSLLSQPLQPGGVI; from the coding sequence ATGGAGCTGGAGAAGATTTATAATAAGAGAGCAAGGGAGGATGATCATCATTATGAGGAGGACCATCAAGATTGTCCATGTAAGAATTCAGCAAAGAAGCAAGATCTCAAGGGAATAGACTTCAAAGAGAACAGAAATGACAGCAGTAATGTGAAGACCTTAGATTCCTCCTTGGCATTAGAGGTAGGGGTATTTGATTTCCCCTGGCTGAAAGATGGTGTTATCTCCAAATCAGAAGACTGTAGATTCGAGGATGCCTTCTTTTCATCACTGATCTatgatatgaactccaccaacaGCACTGATATTGAGTTTTCTGGGAAATCTTTGTGTCAAACTTCAGAGGAACTCCTATACCTTCCTGAAAATAAGTCCAACGATAATTTATTCCGGCCAGTACCGGAAGGTGATGGGTCAGAAATGGAGGGTGTGGATTGCATTTGGAGCTCCCTTCTCAGTCAGCCACTTCAACCGGGTGGTGTTATCTGA